The following coding sequences lie in one Primulina huaijiensis isolate GDHJ02 chromosome 2, ASM1229523v2, whole genome shotgun sequence genomic window:
- the LOC140964248 gene encoding leucine-rich repeat receptor protein kinase MSP1-like: MLLTTNACWKSSCVLLLIMLVCCILELSLSAILLNDTDLLNDLRNSLVDKQEIPPSWFDPETFPCKWAGIKCDGLVVSHIELPCKNKPPHNLPLPRKIGEFRSLKYLNLSRCAFTGEIYQEFWDLENLEVLDLSDNRLTGVLPPSIAKLKYLKQLVLDDNGFSGTLPSTIGLLTQLKELSLHSNFFSGNLPKELGNLQQMESLDISNNVFSGSLPLSLANLTRLLYFSARQNKFSGSLFAEIGKLQMLRILDFAWNFLTGTIPSSIGNLTNLEVLDLQNCRFKGNVPEEISMLSHLSYLNLAQNTFDGELPASIGRLINLVYLIAPNSGLHGTIPSGLGNCKNLKIINLSFNSFSGHLPSDLVGLESISSLLLDSNHLSGPVPEWISEWRKAESIVLSQNLFTGNLPLLSLPSLTLLDVSANKLFGKISSDICSARSLATLSLSRNKFSGSIGDAFSACYSLTDLILSDNEISGEIPAYFGKLGLIILELSKNKLHGRIPDQLWESKTLMEISLSDNLLEGTISSAVSNVLTLERLQLDSNLFEGNIPSSIGKLKNLTNLSLHGNKLTGSVPSEVFKCSNLVSLDLGANGLTGEIPKSISELKLLDNLVLSDNHFSGFIPEEICSGFQRVSLPDSEFVQHYGMLDLSRNDLEGPIPESIRNCIVITELLFQGNKLNGSIPDGLASLVNLTLLDLSSNNLSGFLDSQFFSMKNLQGVVLSHNNIRGSIPDNIGLTMPNLAKLDLSNNVLTGPLPASLFRIKTLSYLDVSSNYLSGSISFNLGSVSSLLVLNASNNKFSGFLDDSISNLTSLSVLDLHNNTLRGKLPVSLATLVALTYLDISENKFQYDFPCKICDIESLAFANFSSNSFSTGYPASCAEAKSCFLGLPMLPSRKIYSSTSIGRRCSLLAVAIGAIIFLILLCGLLRWKMLKKDSTVVGGSNGKPESASNEGLLEKKIKEPLSINVATFEYTLLRLKAADILSATENFSKSCIIGDGGFGTVYKARLPDGRTIAVKRLNGGHLHGEREFLAEMETIGKVKHDNLLSLLGYCVFADERFLIYEYMENGSLDFWLRNQAAAFEGLNWAARIKIALGSAKGLAFLHHGFVPHIIHRDVKSSNILLDKNFEPRVSDFGLARIISACESHVSTILAGTFGYIPPEYGQKMVATTKGDVYSFGVVMLELVTGRAPIGQADVEGGNLVGWVRWMIKNGRECEILDPFLSRFSSLKDQMLRVLDIARSCTCDEPWMRPTMMEVVKLLKKAKMEDGCC; encoded by the coding sequence ATGCTCCTAACTACAAATGCTTGTTGGAAATCTTCTTGTGTTCTTCTCCTCATTATGCTCGTCTGCTGCATTTTGGAACTGTCTTTGAGTGCCATTTTACTCAATGATACTGACTTATTGAATGATCTAAGAAACTCCCTAGTTGATAAACAAGAGATTCCCCCGAGTTGGTTTGATCCGGAGACTTTTCCGTGCAAATGGGCTGGAATAAAGTGTGATGGTTTAGTAGTAAGCCATATAGAATTGCCATGTAAAAATAAACCACCTCATAACCTTCCATTGCCTAGGAAAATTGGTGAGTTTCGATCTCTCAAATATCTTAACCTCAGCCGCTGTGCTTTCACTGGTGAAATTTATCAAGAATTTTGGGACTTAGAGAATTTAGAGGTTCTTGATCTGAGTGACAATAGATTAACTGGAGTGCTGCCTCCAAGCATCGCTAAACTGAAATATCTGAAGCAACTTGTTCTTGATGACAATGGTTTTTCGGGAACTTTACCATCTACAATTGGTCTACTCACTCAGCTTAAGGAACTGTCTCtgcattcaaattttttttcggGAAATCTCCCAAAAGAACTTGGTAACCTTCAGCAAATGGAGTCTCTTGATATCAGCAACAACGTTTTCTCTGGGAGTCTTCCATTGAGTTTAGCTAATCTTACAAGGCTTTTGTACTTCAGTGCTCGACAGAACAAATTTTCGGGTAGTTTGTTTGCAGAAATTGGGAAACTACAGATGCTTCGAATTCTTGATTTTGCATGGAATTTTCTTACTGGTACCATACCATCTTCGATTGGCAATCTGACAAATCTTGAAGTACTTGATCTTCAGAATTGCAGGTTCAAAGGAAATGTTCCTGAAGAAATTTCAATGCTGAGTCACTTGAGTTACTTGAATCTAGCCCAGAATACTTTTGATGGAGAATTGCCTGCAAGTATTGGGAGGCTGATCAATCTAGTTTATCTCATTGCTCCAAACTCGGGGTTGCATGGAACCATACCTTCTGGTTTGGGAAACTGCAAGAATTTAAAGATAATAAATTTGTCTTTTAATTCATTTTCTGGTCACTTACCCTCTGATCTTGTAGGACTAGAGTCCATCAGTTCACTTCTCCTTGACTCAAACCATTTGTCAGGTCCAGTGCCCGAGTGGATTTCCGAGTGGAGAAAAGCCGAGTCTATTGTGCTCTCACAGAATCTTTTTACTGGGAATTTACCACTACTTAGTCTTCCTTCACTGACCCTTTTAGATGTAAGTGCCAACAAGCTATTTGGTAAAATATCTTCAGATATATGCAGTGCTCGGTCGCTGGCAACTCTTTCACTGTCAAGAAACAAATTCTCTGGTAGTATAGGTGATGCTTTCAGTGCCTGTTATAGCCTCACAGATTTGATATTGTCTGACAATGAAATCTCGGGTGAAATACCAGCCTATTTTGGAAAACTTGGACTGATAATTTTGGAACTCTCAAAAAACAAATTGCACGGTAGAATTCCAGATCAACTCTGGGAGTCCAAAACACTTATGGAGATCTCATTAAGCGATAATTTACTTGAAGGGACAATATCAAGTGCAGTTTCTAACGTCCTGACGCTTGAAAGACTGCAACTTGATAGTAATTTGTTTGAAGGCAACATCCCTTCTAGCATTGGAAAGCTTAAAAACCTGACTAATTTATCTTTACATGGCAATAAGTTAACTGGAAGTGTACCATCGGAAGTATTTAAGTGTTCAAACCTCGTATCTTTGGATCTCGGTGCAAATGGGTTGACAGGTGAAATTCCAAAATCCATATCTGAACTGAAGTTGTTAGACAACTTAGTCCTCTCAGACAATCATTTCTCTGGGTTCATACCCGAGGAGATTTGTTCCGGTTTCCAGAGAGTGTCTTTACCAGACTCAGAGTTCGTTCAACATTATGGCATGCTTGATCTGTCTCGTAATGACCTTGAGGGGCCGATTCCCGAATCAATCAGGAACTGCATCGTTATCACAGAACTACTTTTTCAGGGAAACAAGCTCAATGGGAGTATCCCTGATGGGTTGGCTTCACTTGTTAATTTAACTTTACTTGACTTGTCATCCAATAATTTATCAGGTTTCCTCGATTCTCAGTTTTTCTCAATGAAAAATCTTCAAGGCGTCGTGCTTTCTCATAACAACATTCGAGGGTCGATTCCTGATAATATAGGGTTGACAATGCCAAATCTAGCCAAGCTTGATCTCTCAAATAATGTCTTAACAGGTCCATTGCCAGCTTCACTATTCCGTATTAAAACTTTGTCCTATTTGGATGTCAGTTCAAATTATTTGTCCGGCTCAATTTCGTTCAACCTTGGAAGTGTCAGTTCTCTCCTGGTCTTAAATGCCAGCAACAACAAATTCTCTGGTTTCCTTGATGATTCAATCTCAAATCTAACATCTCTGTCTGTATTGGACCTTCACAACAACACATTAAGAGGAAAATTGCCTGTTTCTCTTGCAACACTTGTTGCATTGACGTATCTTGACATATCAGAAAACAAGTTTCAATATGATTTTCCCTGTAAAATTTGTGACATAGAAAGCCTCGCTTTTGCAAATTTCTCCAGCAACAGTTTCTCTACGGGCTATCCAGCCTCTTGCGCTGAGGCAAAGTCGTGTTTTCTTGGCCTACCTATGCTACCTTCTAGGAAAATTTATTCGTCCACTTCAATTGGGCGTCGTTGTTCATTGTTAGCTGTTGCTATTGGCGCGATAATCTTCTTGATCCTACTCTGTGGTCTTCTCAGATGGAAAATGCTGAAAAAGGACAGCACAGTTGTTGGCGGCTCCAATGGTAAGCCTGAGTCAGCTTCTAATGAGGGGCTtttagaaaagaaaataaaggaGCCCTTGAGTATTAATGTTGCCACCTTCGAGTATACTCTGTTGCGGCTAAAAGCTGCTGATATTTTATCAGCAACTGAAAATTTTAGCAAGAGTTGTATCATTGGCGATGGTGGATTCGGGACGGTATACAAAGCAAGGCTTCCCGATGGACGAACTATAGCTGTCAAAAGGCTTAATGGAGGCCATTTACATGGGGAACGCGAATTCTTGGCCGAAATGGAGACTATTGGAAAGGTAAAACACGATAACTTACTATCATTGCTTGGTTATTGTGTGTTTGCAGATGAGAGATTCTTGATATATGAGTATATGGAAAATGGGAGCCTGGACTTTTGGCTGAGGAATCAGGCAGCTGCATTTGAAGGGCTCAACTGGGCTGCTCGGATCAAGATTGCCTTGGGGTCTGCTAAGGGGCTTGCTTTTCTGCACCACGGGTTCGTTCCCCACATCATTCACAGAGATGTAAAGTCCAGTAACATATTGCTAGACAAAAACTTTGAACCCCGTGTCTCGGATTTTGGCTTGGCTCGTATAATAAGTGCTTGCGAGAGCCATGTTTCGACCATTCTAGCTGGTACATTCGGTTACATACCCCCAGAATATGGCCAGAAAATGGTGGCCACGACCAAGGGAGACGTTTACAGCTTTGGAGTGGTGATGCTCGAGCTCGTAACTGGACGAGCACCTATTGGACAAGCCGATGTTGAGGGAGGCAATCTTGTAGGATGGGTGAGGTGGATGATTAAAAATGGCAGGGAATGTGAAATATTAGATCCTTTTTTGTCTCGTTTTTCATCGTTGAAGGATCAGATGTTGCGTGTTCTTGACATTGCAAGGTCATGCACATGCGACGAGCCGTGGATGCGGCCTACAATGATGGAGGTTGTTAAGCTGCTAAAAAAGGCCAAGATGGAGGATGGATGTTGCTGA
- the LOC140964253 gene encoding MACPF domain-containing protein At4g24290-like, giving the protein MSESEEYESRPIEVRATEALGQGFDLASDFRLKFVKRCPEGGRLVVLDEETRRDVVVPGLGGGVTIPGVPECIRVDKGDHIRFKSDVLQFNQMSELLNQKSSVQGKVPSGYLNAIFDLTGAWLNDAEDAKHLAFDGYFISLFCLHLNASQLVLHDHVKKSVPSRWNPAALSRFIETYGTHIVVGLAVGGQDLLCVKQRSSSTVPSAELKGYLEELGDCLFSDANSPILERKAKDNPKKVPEVFTRMLQPHTMQFTSITETSSKDGLTIIWSKRGGDMFAQSHSRWLQTMAANPEAILFKFVPITSLLNGIPGSGYLSHAINLYLRYKPAIEDLQYFLEFQVPRQWAPLFCELPLRHQRRKTSIPSLQFCFLGPKIYLSSTQVVSDQKPVLGLRLYLEGKKSNRLAVHVEHLSNLPDIMAFASSTSTAQKPQWRGSDDYEFSDQFLEPVRWKKFSNICSSIVKHDPTWVQGESSGVFIVTGAQLIIKGNWPRKVLHLRLLYTHLPNCTIRKTEWASTPEASRKSNFFTKLSTTFTFTQRAVADAPKQPATALNSGVFPDGPPVPVRSTKLLKYVDTTEVSRGPYDVPGHWLVTAAKLVVEGGKIGLHVKFALLDYS; this is encoded by the exons ATGTCTGAATCCGAGGAGTACGAGAGTAGGCCCATAGAGGTGAGGGCGACGGAGGCTTTGGGCCAGGGGTTCGACCTTGCAAGTGACTTCAGGCTCAAGTTCGTGAAGAGGTGTCCCGAGGGTGGTAGATTGGTGGTTTTGGATGAAGAGACGAGGCGTGACGTTGTCGTGCCGGGGCTCGGCGGAGGAGTCACGATTCCGGGCGTGCCGGAGTGCATCCGTGTCGATAAAGGGGATCACATAAGGTTCAAGTCTGATGTTCTCCAGTTCAATCAG ATGTCGGAGCTACTTAATCAGAAGTCGTCGGTCCAGGGAAAAGTGCCGTCCGGGTATCTTAATGCTATTTTTGATTTAACCGGAGCGTGGTTGAATGATGCTGAGGACGCTAAACATCTTGCATTTGATGGTTACTTCATTTCACTTTTCTGTTTGCACCTTAATGCATCACAGTTAGTTCTCCACGACCATGTGAAGAAGTCTGTTCCATCTCGTTGGAATCCAGCTGCATTATCCAG ATTTATTGAGACCTACGGAACGCATATAGTTGTGGGATTGGCAGTCGGGGGCCAGGATTTACTTTGTGTTAAGCAGAGGTCATCTTCTACAGTTCCTTCAGCCGAACTCAAAGGATATTTGGAGGAACTTGGAGATTGTCTGTTCTCTGATGCTAATAGTCCTATTCTAGAGAGGAAGGCAAAGGATAACCCAAAAAAG GTTCCCGAGGTATTTACTCGTATGCTACAGCCACATACCATGCAATTTACCAGCATTACAGAAACATCAAGCAAGGAT GGACTCACAATTATATGGTCAAAAAGAGGTGGTGACATGTTTGCTCAAAGTCATTCCCGGTGGCTCCAGACAATGGCAGCTAATCCGGAagctattcttttcaaatttgtcCCCATTACCTCTCTACTTAATGGAATTCCTGGGAGTGGCTATCTTAGTCACGCCATTAACCTGTACTTACGGT ACAAGCCAGCTATAGAAGATTTGCAATATTTTTTGGAGTTTCAAGTTCCGAGACAGTGGGCGCCTCTGTTCTGTGAGTTGCCCCTGAGGCATCAAAGAAGGAAAACATCTATCCCTTCATTGCAGTTCTGTTTCTTAGGTCCAAAGATTTATTTGAGCTCCACCCAG GTTGTAAGTGATCAAAAACCCGTGCTTGGCCTCCGCCTATACCTGGAAGGAAAGAAAAGCAATCGTCTAGCTGTTCATGTAGAGCATCTTTCAAATCTTCCAGATATAATGGCATTTGCCTCATCTACTTCGACCGCACAGAAGCCCCAGTGGCGAGGCTCTGATGACTATGAATTCTCCGACCAGTTCTTAGAACCAGTCCGATGGAAGAAATTCTCAAATATATGCTCCTCCATTGTCAAACACGATCCCACCTGGGTTCAAGGAGAATCCAGTGGTGTTTTCATTGTGACCGGAGCACAGCTCATAATAAAGGGAAACTGGCCCCGAAAGGTCCTCCACCTCCGTCTACTTTACACCCACTTACCGAACTGCACGATCCGCAAAACAGAGTGGGCATCGACGCCCGAAGCATCTCGGAAGTCCAATTTTTTCACGAAACTTAGTACAACTTTCACGTTCACCCAAAGGGCCGTGGCTGATGCTCCGAAGCAGCCTGCGACAGCCCTTAATTCAGGTGTCTTCCCTGATGGTCCACCTGTGCCTGTTCGATCCACGAAGCTGCTTAAATATGTCGATACCACCGAAGTTTCACGAGGCCCATATGATGTCCCGGGACATTGGTTAGTAACTGCCGCTAAGTTGGTTGTTGAAGGTGGAAAAATAGGTTTGCATGTGAAGTTTGCTCTGTTAGATTACTCGTAA
- the LOC140964261 gene encoding 5-oxoprolinase 1, with protein sequence MGSIDERKLRFCIDRGGTFTDVYAEIPGLSEGRVMKLLSVDPANYDDAPVEGIRRILEDFTGEKIPRSAKVPTDNIEWIRMGTTVATNALLERKGERIALCVTRGFRDLLQIGNQARPSIFDLTVSKPSNLYEEVLEIDERVELVLDEEKVKSDSSGSIVQGVSGELVRVVKPPDEEVVKPLLKGLLKRGVSCLAVVLMHSYTYPHHEILVEKLAMSLGFRHVSLSSTLTPMVRAVPRGFTACVDAYLTPVIKEYLSGFISKFDEGREKLNVLFMQSDGGLAPESRFSGHKAVLSGPAGGVVGYSQTLFEIETDKPLIGFDMGGTSTDVSRYAGSYEQVIETQLAGVIIQAHQLEINTVAAGGGSKLKFQFGAFRVGPESVGAHPGPVCYRKGGELAVTDANLVLGYVIPDYFPSIFGPNEDQPLDLNATICEFEKLAKQINVYRKSQDPGATDMTVEEIAQGCINVSNETMCRPIRQLTEMKGHETRNHALACFGGAGPQHACAIARSLGMKEVLIHRFCGILSAYGMGMADVVEEAQEPYSAVYGPESVLVVSDREATLLKHVKENLKMQGFREENITTETYLNLRYEGTDTAIMVKGPLKEDGSRGDYAVEFVKLFQQEYGFKLENRNILIRDVRVRGIGVTNILKLQSLEPASGAAKIESYHKVYFGKGWHNTPLFRLEDLAFGHVIPGPAIIMNGNSTVIVEPGCKAVITEYGNIKVQIESVYNVVEVAKDVADVVQLSIFNHRFMGIAEQMGRTLQRTSISTNIKERLDFSCALFGPDSGLVANAPHVPVHLGAMSSTVKWQLKYWGNNLNEGDVLVTNHPCAGGSHLPDITVVTPVFDKGKLVFFVASRGHHAEIGGITPGSMPPFSKSIWEEGAAIKAFKLVEKGRFQEEGISKLLLSPSSGESAHNIPGTRRLQDNLSDLHAQVAANQRGISLIKELIQQYGLETVQSYMNHVQVNAEGAVREMLKSVAARVSSNSAKVQDGDSVVIEEEDLMDDGSVIHLKLTIDPKKGEAIFDFSGTSPEVYGNWNAPEAVTAAAVIYCLRSLVDVDIPLNQGCLAPVKIYIPPGSFLSPSDKAAVVGGNVLTSQRITDVILTAFQACACSQGCMNNLTFGDNTFGYYETIGGGCGAGPTWDGTSGVQCHMTNTRMTDPEIFEQRYPVLLHTFELREGSGGTGFHRGGDGIVREIEFRRPVVVSILSERRVHAPRGLKGGKDGARGANYLITKDKRKVFLGGKNTVEVQAGEILQILTPGGGGWGSF encoded by the coding sequence ATGGGAAGCATTGATGAAAGAAAGCTTAGATTTTGCATTGACAGAGGAGGCACGTTCACTGATGTCTATGCTGAAATTCCTGGTCTATCTGAGGGACGAGTCATGAAGCTGTTATCTGTGGATCCAGCTAACTATGATGATGCTCCGGTAGAAGGAATTAGGAGGATTCTTGAAGATTTTACTGGAGAAAAAATACCTCGAAGTGCTAAAGTCCCCACAGATAATATTGAATGGATAAGGATGGGAACCACTGTGGCAACAAATGCTTTATTAGAGAGGAAAGGGGAAAGAATTGCACTCTGTGTGACCCGGGGATTCAGGGATCTTCTGCAGATTGGCAACCAGGCCAGGCCAAGTATCTTCGATCTGACTGTATCAAAACCATCAAATCTATATGAAGAAGTTTTAGAAATTGATGAGAGAGTTGAGCTTGTTCTTGATGAGGAGAAAGTAAAATCAGATTCTTCTGGATCAATTGTTCAGGGTGTTTCTGGTGAGCTTGTCAGGGTTGTGAAGCCCCCTGATGAGGAAGTTGTCAAGCCTTTGCTTAAAGGTCTACTGAAAAGAGGTGTTAGCTGCTTAGCTGTGGTGTTGATGCATTCTTACACTTATCCACACCATGAAATATTGGTCGAAAAGTTGGCGATGAGTTTGGGGTTCAGGCATGTTTCACTGTCATCTACTTTGACTCCGATGGTTCGAGCAGTCCCTCGGGGTTTCACAGCATGTGTGGACGCATACCTGACTCCAGTTATTAAAGAATATTTGTCTGGGTTTATTTCAAAGTTTGATGAAGGTCGAGAAAAACTGAATGTCTTGTTCATGCAATCAGATGGTGGACTGGCCCCAGAAAGTAGATTTTCAGGTCACAAAGCCGTTTTATCTGGTCCTGCAGGTGGGGTTGTTGGATACTCACAAACCCTTTTCGAGATTGAAACAGATAAGCCCCTTATTGGTTTTGATATGGGTGGTACATCTACCGATGTGAGCCGGTATGCTGGAAGCTACGAACAAGTTATAGAAACCCAACTGGCAGGTGTAATAATTCAAGCACATCAGCTAGAGATAAACACCGTTGCTGCTGGCGGTGGATCGAAGTTAAAATTCCAATTTGGAGCTTTCAGGGTGGGACCAGAATCAGTAGGTGCCCATCCAGGCCCAGTTTGCTATCGTAAGGGAGGGGAACTGGCGGTCACTGATGCAAATCTTGTCCTGGGATATGTAATTCCTGATTACTTCCCATCAATATTTGGCCCGAATGAGGATCAACCACTGGACCTCAATGCAACTATATGTGAATTTGAGAAACTTGCAAAGCAAATTAATGTCTACAGAAAGAGCCAAGATCCTGGAGCGACAGATATGACAGTAGAAGAAATTGCCCAGGGATGTATAAATGTTTCCAATGAGACCATGTGTCGTCCTATTCGACAATTGACTGAAATGAAGGGCCATGAGACAAGGAACCATGCGCTTGCGTGCTTTGGAGGTGCTGGTCCTCAGCATGCCTGTGCTATTGCTAGATCATTGGGCATGAAAGAGGTACTAATTCACAGATTTTGCGGGATTTTAAGTGCATATGGTATGGGAATGGCAGATGTTGTGGAAGAAGCACAGGAGCCATATTCTGCTGTTTATGGTCCCGAGTCGGTGTTAGTGGTGTCTGACAGAGAAGCAACTCTGTTGAAGCATGTAAAAGAGAATCTGAAAATGCAAGGGTTTAGAGAGGAAAATATCACCACCGAAACATATTTAAATCTAAGATATGAGGGAACAGACACTGCTATTATGGTGAAAGGCCCGTTAAAGGAAGATGGCTCTAGAGGAGATTATGCCGTTGAATTTGTGAAGTTGTTTCAACAAGAATATGGATTTAAACTTGAAAACAGAAATATCCTGATACGTGATGTGAGAGTTCGTGGTATTGGAGTTACTAATATACTTAAACTCCAATCTCTAGAGCCTGCTTCTGGGGCCGCAAAAATAGAAAGTTACCACAAGGTTTACTTTGGTAAGGGTTGGCACAATACACCTCTATTCAGACTGGAAGACCTGGCATTTGGCCATGTTATTCCCGGTCCTGCAATAATTATGAACGGTAATAGCACTGTGATTGTTGAACCGGGTTGCAAAGCTGTTATCACTGAATACGGTAACATCAAGGTTCAAATTGAGTCGGTTTATAATGTTGTGGAAGTAGCGAAAGACGTAGCCGATGTTGTCCAACTCTCAATCTTCAATCATAGATTCATGGGAATAGCTGAACAAATGGGGCGCACCCTGCAGAGAACTTCGATATCAACTAATATTAAGGAAAGACTGGATTTTTCTTGTGCTCTATTTGGTCCTGATAGTGGACTAGTAGCAAATGCTCCTCATGTTCCTGTTCACTTAGGAGCTATGTCCAGCACAGTCAAGTGGCAGCTGAAGTACTGGGGCAACAATTTAAATGAAGGAGATGTTTTGGTTACCAATCACCCTTGTGCTGGTGGTAGCCATTTGCCAGATATAACGGTCGTTACACCTGTATTTGATAAGGGAAAGCTCGTATTTTTTGTTGCAAGTAGAGGGCACCATGCTGAAATTGGAGGGATTACACCAGGAAGCATGCCACCATTCTCGAAATCAATATGGGAAGAAGGAGCTGCGATAAAAGCATTCAAGCTTGTTGAAAAGGGACGCTTTCAAGAAGAAGGGATCAGTAAACTTCTCCTATCTCCATCTTCTGGTGAATCTGCTCATAATATCCCAGGAACACGAAGGCTTCAAGATAATCTATCAGATCTCCATGCGCAAGTAGCTGCGAATCAAAGAGGGATTTCTCTTATTAAGGAGCTTATCCAGCAATATGGTTTGGAAACTGTCCAGTCTTACATGAACCACGTGCAGGTTAATGCAGAAGGAGCGGTCAGAGAAATGCTCAAGTCTGTCGCGGCTAGAGTTTCCTCCAACTCGGCCAAGGTTCAAGATGGTGATTCAGTGGTCATTGAAGAAGAGGATTTAATGGACGATGGATCTGTCATACATTTGAAACTCACGATTGATCCCAAGAAAGGAGAAGCAATTTTTGATTTCTCTGGGACGAGCCCAGAAGTTTATGGAAACTGGAATGCTCCAGAGGCAGTAACAGCTGCAGCTGTCATTTACTGTCTACGCAGTTTGGTGGATGTCGACATCCCTCTTAATCAAGGGTGCTTAGCTCCTGTAAAGATATACATTCCTCCTGGTTCTTTTCTATCGCCAAGTGACAAGGCAGCAGTTGTCGGAGGTAACGTATTAACTTCTCAGAGGATAACTGATGTGATTCTTACTGCCTTTCAAGCTTGTGCTTGCTCTCAGGGTTGCATGAATAACTTAACCTTTGGGGACAATACTTTTGGCTACTACGAGACAATCGGTGGTGGATGCGGGGCTGGTCCAACCTGGGACGGTACTAGTGGAGTCCAGTGCCACATGACTAACACTCGTATGACTGATCCCGAGATTTTCGAGCAAAGATATCCAGTTCTGCTTCATACATTTGAGTTGAGAGAGGGTAGTGGTGGTACAGGATTTCATCGAGGAGGTGATGGAATTGTTCGGGAGATAGAATTCCGACGCCCCGTCGTCGTTAGCATTCTTTCAGAAAGGCGTGTACATGCCCCGAGGGGACTAAAAGGAGGGAAAGATGGAGCTCGTGGGGCAAATTATCTTATCACGAAAGACAAGCGGAAGGTTTTTCTTGGAGGGAAAAACACAGTTGAGGTCCAAGCTGGGGAAATTCTCCAGATTTTAActcctggtggtggtggttggGGCTCATTCTGA
- the LOC140964275 gene encoding oil body-associated protein 1A-like: MEGVNIPTHPEVPGEPTQTSTALLEKATAAIQGFGPVNKIHQHLCAFHFYAHDMTRQVEAHHFCGHQNEEFRQCLIYDGEGDNARLIGLEYVVSKDLFSTLPEEEKRLWHSHEYEVKSGLLFLPTVPGPVQRQDLENVCKTYGKVIHFWQVDRGDDLPLGIPQIMMALTRDGQLNDNLAQDVEKRYNVSFAKERENRAYMEGPAGGIDPMANGGGQGLRTVLKQVDCNPATGSTARIFV; this comes from the exons ATGGAAGGAGTGAACATTCCGACTCATCCCGAAGTCCCCGGCGAGCCAACGCAGACTTCAACCGCCCTTCTTGAGAAGGCCACCGCCGCCATTCAAGGCTTTGGCCCTGTCAACAAGATCCACCAGCACCTCTGCGC ATTTCATTTCTACGCGCACGACATGACTCGACAAGTGGAGGCGCACCATTTCTGTGGGCACCAGAACGAGGAATTCAGGCAGTGTTTGATATACGACGGGGAAGGCGACAATGCCCGTCTGATCGGGCTCGAGTACGTCGTGTCGAAGGATCTGTTCTCGACTTTACCCGAGGAAGAGAAGAGGCTTTGGCACTCCCACGAGTACGAGGTCAAGAGTGGCTTGCTTTTCTTGCCCACCGTCCCCGGGCCGGTACAGCGACAGGACCTCGAAAACGTGTGCAAGACTTATGGGAAGGTGATCCACTTTTGGCAGGTGGATAGAGGCGACGATCTGCCTCTTGGGATCCCACAAATTATGATGGCTCTCACTAGAGATGGCCAGCTTAATGACAACCTTGCCCAAG ATGTCGAGAAGCGCTACAACGTTTCATTCGCAAAAGAGAGGGAGAATCGGGCGTACATGGAGGGCCCTGCTGGCGGGATAGATCCGATGGCGAATGGGGGTGGACAAGGGCTTCGGACGGTGCTCAAGCAGGTCGATTGCAATCCGGctactggatcaacagctaggATCTTCGTCTAA